A genomic region of Amblyraja radiata isolate CabotCenter1 chromosome 16, sAmbRad1.1.pri, whole genome shotgun sequence contains the following coding sequences:
- the ramp2 gene encoding receptor activity-modifying protein 2 isoform X2 gives MVFGQYLAACLTLTVASFSTPDSSLGTVAAFTEPNGSNATEMQLNVTIQPVPLLMEDEILHFLELVCGQHFNATMSEIGSDQWCNWTAVASFYNTLTECTEDCLLQLKLFWPNEVGERFFVKKHNDYFQWCHSEPGEWLADPANNMLLGLVLTPICIIPLMVGLVVWCSKTSDTKK, from the exons ATGGTGTTCGGTCAGTACCTCGCGGCCTGCCTCACACTGACTGTGGCTTCATTCTCCACACCAG ATTCATCGCTGGGCACCGTCGCAGCCTTCACTGAGCCCAACGGCAGCAATGCTACAGAGATGCAGCTCAACGTAACGATACAGCCAGTCCCGTTGCTTATGGAGGATG AAATCTTACACTTTCTGGAACTAGTCTGTGGACAACATTTCAACGCAACGATGAGTGAAAttggcagtgaccagtggtgcaACTGGACAGCAGTGGCCAG ttTCTACAACACGCTGACAGAGTGCACCGAGGATTGCTTGTTGCAGCTGAAGCTTTTTTGGCCGAATGAAGTTGGGGAGAGATTCTTTGTTAAGAAACACAACGATTATTTCCAGTGGTGCCACAGTGAGCCGGGCGAGTGGCTGGCCGATCCAGCCAACAACATgttgctggggctggtgctgactcCCATCTGTATCATCCCCCTCATGGTGGGCCTGGTGGTGTGGTGCAGCAAGACCAGCGACACCAAGAAATAG
- the ramp2 gene encoding receptor activity-modifying protein 2 isoform X1, whose amino-acid sequence MVFGQYLAACLTLTVASFSTPDSSLFVVPDSSLGTVAAFTEPNGSNATEMQLNVTIQPVPLLMEDEILHFLELVCGQHFNATMSEIGSDQWCNWTAVASFYNTLTECTEDCLLQLKLFWPNEVGERFFVKKHNDYFQWCHSEPGEWLADPANNMLLGLVLTPICIIPLMVGLVVWCSKTSDTKK is encoded by the exons ATGGTGTTCGGTCAGTACCTCGCGGCCTGCCTCACACTGACTGTGGCTTCATTCTCCACACCAG ATTCGTCGCTGTTTGTTGTTCCAGATTCATCGCTGGGCACCGTCGCAGCCTTCACTGAGCCCAACGGCAGCAATGCTACAGAGATGCAGCTCAACGTAACGATACAGCCAGTCCCGTTGCTTATGGAGGATG AAATCTTACACTTTCTGGAACTAGTCTGTGGACAACATTTCAACGCAACGATGAGTGAAAttggcagtgaccagtggtgcaACTGGACAGCAGTGGCCAG ttTCTACAACACGCTGACAGAGTGCACCGAGGATTGCTTGTTGCAGCTGAAGCTTTTTTGGCCGAATGAAGTTGGGGAGAGATTCTTTGTTAAGAAACACAACGATTATTTCCAGTGGTGCCACAGTGAGCCGGGCGAGTGGCTGGCCGATCCAGCCAACAACATgttgctggggctggtgctgactcCCATCTGTATCATCCCCCTCATGGTGGGCCTGGTGGTGTGGTGCAGCAAGACCAGCGACACCAAGAAATAG